One Serinicoccus chungangensis genomic window carries:
- a CDS encoding DMT family transporter: protein MSWIVLVVSGVLEAVWAGALTRSEGFTRLWPSVVFGVALALSMAGLGWSLRTIPLGTGYAVWVGIGVVGTAAYGIVALGEPATVARVLCLVAIVAGIVGLKLTSGGAH from the coding sequence CTGTCATGGATCGTTCTCGTCGTCTCCGGCGTCCTCGAGGCGGTGTGGGCCGGAGCGCTCACCCGGTCCGAGGGGTTCACCCGCCTGTGGCCGAGCGTCGTCTTCGGGGTGGCGCTGGCCCTGAGCATGGCGGGCCTGGGGTGGTCGCTGCGCACGATCCCGCTCGGCACGGGGTATGCCGTGTGGGTCGGGATCGGCGTCGTGGGCACCGCGGCCTACGGCATCGTCGCGCTGGGGGAGCCGGCCACGGTCGCCCGCGTGCTGTGCCTGGTCGCGATCGTCGCCGGGATCGTCGGGCTCAAGCTCACCTCGGGCGGCGCCCACTGA
- a CDS encoding helix-turn-helix domain-containing protein, with protein MPIVVDIDVMLARRKMAVGVLAERVGITPANLAVLKNGRAKAVRFTTLEALCQVLECQPGDLLRWEDDADGADHREPVDQTRSG; from the coding sequence ATGCCCATCGTCGTCGACATCGACGTCATGCTCGCGCGGCGCAAGATGGCCGTGGGCGTGCTCGCCGAGCGGGTCGGTATCACCCCCGCCAACCTCGCCGTGCTCAAGAACGGCCGGGCCAAGGCCGTCCGCTTCACCACCCTGGAGGCCCTCTGCCAGGTGCTGGAGTGCCAGCCCGGCGACCTGCTGCGGTGGGAGGACGACGCCGACGGCGCGGACCACCGGGAGCCGGTCGACCAGACCCGGAGCGGCTGA
- a CDS encoding hemolysin family protein, producing MTTAIILLLVGVLAIAVIIAANGYFVAQEFAYMSVDRLRLSAEADAGDEAAARALKVTRRTSFMLSGAQLGITVTGLLVGYVAEPLVGRGLSIILGGTGVPEALSITVGTVSALAVATVVQMVFGELYPKNLAIANAGPLARTLARSTLLYLAVFGWLIKVFDWSANTLLRLVRIEPIHDLDTTATAEDLERIVADSRDSGDLPAELSVLLDRILDFPDQDVEHAQVPRSRVDVIDPETPVEELRQLMAQGHTRYPVVDGDGQPVGVVSLVDLLRNPSAGVASQIMREPVIVPTLMPLPDAVAELTGSGQQLACVVDEYGGFAGVLTLEDLAEELLGEITDEHDDEVPEGIVGEGEDVWRMDGDVHVDELQRALGHDLPEGDYETVSGLVIAELGALPDVGQTVTVDLAENPSELVLEERVTRCVDIEVLEIDRHVPSLLRVRLVERSLDEHGQDDRSSEDDGGDDSDDSGDDRGDDRTEDVRSGSTEEQR from the coding sequence GTGACCACCGCCATCATCCTGCTCCTCGTCGGCGTCCTGGCGATCGCCGTCATCATCGCGGCCAACGGCTACTTCGTCGCGCAGGAGTTCGCCTACATGTCGGTCGACCGGCTGCGGCTCTCCGCCGAGGCCGACGCCGGTGACGAGGCGGCCGCGCGGGCCCTCAAGGTCACCCGGCGCACGTCCTTCATGCTCTCGGGCGCGCAGCTGGGGATCACCGTCACCGGTCTGCTCGTCGGCTACGTCGCCGAGCCGCTCGTCGGCCGCGGGCTCTCCATCATCCTCGGCGGCACGGGGGTGCCCGAGGCCCTGAGCATCACCGTGGGCACCGTGTCCGCACTGGCCGTCGCGACCGTCGTCCAGATGGTCTTCGGCGAGCTCTACCCCAAGAACCTCGCCATCGCCAACGCCGGGCCGCTGGCCCGCACCCTGGCCCGGTCCACGCTCCTCTACCTCGCGGTCTTCGGCTGGCTCATCAAGGTCTTCGACTGGTCCGCCAACACGCTGCTCAGGCTGGTGCGGATCGAGCCGATCCACGACCTGGACACCACCGCCACCGCCGAGGACCTCGAGCGGATCGTGGCCGACTCCCGCGACAGCGGCGACCTGCCGGCCGAGCTGTCCGTGCTCCTCGACCGCATCCTCGACTTCCCGGACCAGGACGTCGAGCACGCCCAGGTGCCGCGCTCCCGGGTCGACGTCATCGACCCCGAGACCCCCGTCGAGGAGCTGCGTCAGCTCATGGCGCAGGGGCACACCCGTTATCCCGTCGTGGACGGCGACGGGCAGCCGGTCGGGGTGGTCAGCCTCGTCGACCTCCTGCGCAACCCCTCGGCGGGGGTGGCCAGCCAGATCATGCGCGAGCCCGTCATCGTGCCCACGCTCATGCCGCTGCCGGACGCCGTGGCCGAGCTGACCGGCTCGGGCCAGCAGCTGGCCTGCGTCGTGGACGAGTACGGCGGCTTCGCCGGCGTCCTCACCCTGGAGGACCTCGCGGAGGAGCTCCTCGGCGAGATCACCGACGAGCACGACGACGAGGTGCCCGAGGGCATCGTCGGCGAGGGGGAGGACGTGTGGCGCATGGACGGTGACGTCCACGTGGACGAGCTCCAGCGGGCCCTGGGCCACGACCTGCCCGAGGGCGACTACGAGACCGTGTCGGGCCTCGTCATCGCCGAGCTCGGCGCGCTGCCGGACGTCGGGCAGACGGTCACCGTGGACCTCGCCGAGAACCCGAGCGAGCTCGTGCTCGAGGAACGGGTGACGCGGTGCGTCGACATCGAGGTCCTCGAGATCGACCGCCACGTGCCGAGCCTGCTGCGGGTCCGTCTGGTCGAGCGCTCGCTCGACGAGCACGGTCAGGACGACCGGTCGTCCGAGGACGACGGCGGCGACGACAGCGACGACAGCGGCGACGACAGAGGCGATGATCGGACCGAGGACGTCCGGTCCGGGAGCACGGAGGAGCAGCGATGA
- a CDS encoding DUF2975 domain-containing protein, translating into MDRWVVRVLQGVIAVALLGSLVVQLVIVPLLWLDLEGAPAGVRTSLAVIGVLGVLTLQVVGVCVWRLLTMVSRHTVFSPAAFRYVDVAIGAIATGAVLVLAVAVVARSANHAVAGDAVAPGLIGVVCGAALVVGGVALLVYVMRTLLAQAISLGVEARSLQSELDEVI; encoded by the coding sequence ATGGACCGCTGGGTCGTCCGGGTGCTGCAGGGCGTCATCGCCGTGGCGCTGCTGGGCTCGCTCGTCGTGCAGCTGGTCATCGTGCCGCTGCTGTGGCTGGACCTGGAGGGGGCGCCGGCGGGGGTGCGGACGAGCCTGGCGGTCATCGGCGTGCTCGGGGTGCTGACGCTGCAGGTCGTCGGCGTCTGCGTGTGGCGCCTGCTCACCATGGTGTCGCGGCACACCGTCTTCAGCCCGGCGGCCTTCCGCTACGTCGACGTGGCCATCGGCGCCATCGCCACCGGTGCCGTGCTCGTGCTGGCCGTCGCGGTCGTCGCCCGGTCCGCCAACCACGCCGTGGCGGGTGACGCGGTCGCCCCCGGCCTCATCGGGGTGGTCTGCGGGGCCGCCCTGGTGGTCGGCGGGGTCGCGCTGCTGGTCTACGTCATGCGGACGCTGCTCGCGCAGGCCATCTCGCTGGGTGTCGAGGCGCGGTCGCTGCAGTCCGAGCTGGACGAGGTCATCTGA
- a CDS encoding fumarylacetoacetate hydrolase family protein: protein MRICRFTDGDDPRFGLVDGAGERIAEISGDPLYTKIDLTGQTFEVADVRLLAPVIPRSKVVAIGRNYADHAREMGQELPAEPMMFFIPNTSVCGPGDPVVIPSFATEISYEAELAVVIGRLCKDVAAQDALSVVFGYTCANDVTARDLQRGDGQWARAKGMDTFTPLGPWIETDLDTADLSVRSTVDGELRQDGTTADLHFGIAELIAHASAAFTLLPGDVILTGTPAGVGPITAGQRCEVEIEGIGALANPFVAADDDL, encoded by the coding sequence ATGCGTATCTGCCGCTTCACCGACGGTGACGACCCCCGCTTCGGCCTCGTCGACGGGGCCGGGGAGCGGATCGCCGAGATCTCCGGCGACCCGCTCTACACCAAGATCGACCTGACCGGCCAGACCTTCGAGGTGGCCGACGTGCGCCTGCTGGCGCCGGTCATCCCGCGCAGCAAGGTCGTGGCGATCGGCCGCAACTACGCCGACCACGCGCGCGAGATGGGCCAGGAGCTGCCCGCCGAGCCGATGATGTTCTTCATCCCCAACACCTCGGTCTGCGGGCCCGGCGACCCGGTCGTCATCCCGTCCTTCGCGACCGAGATCTCCTACGAGGCCGAGCTCGCCGTCGTCATCGGACGCCTGTGCAAGGACGTCGCCGCGCAGGACGCGCTGTCGGTGGTCTTCGGCTACACGTGCGCCAACGACGTCACGGCGCGCGACCTGCAGCGCGGCGACGGGCAGTGGGCGCGGGCCAAGGGCATGGACACCTTCACCCCGCTCGGCCCCTGGATCGAGACCGACCTCGACACCGCGGACCTGTCCGTGCGCTCGACCGTCGACGGTGAGCTGCGCCAGGACGGGACGACCGCCGACCTGCACTTCGGCATCGCCGAGCTCATCGCGCACGCGTCCGCGGCCTTCACCCTGCTCCCCGGTGACGTCATCCTCACCGGCACCCCGGCCGGGGTGGGTCCGATCACGGCGGGGCAGCGGTGCGAGGTCGAGATCGAGGGCATCGGCGCGCTGGCCAACCCGTTCGTGGCGGCGGACGACGACCTCTGA
- a CDS encoding NAD(P)/FAD-dependent oxidoreductase, translating into MGAARIPDLDVLVVGAGLAGLRVATGLARLGHEVLLAEARPSLSASIRTTGIFVHRTLQDYTFPDGTLGPPIRRMVLYPPGRRRPVELVSGRDEFRVGRMAAVYEAAGEQALRAGVDLRLSTRYAGRSRGVCHLEDARGDLHVRARYVVGADGARSRVARDLGLDRNRQLLVGAEEVYPIAARPGSAPAFHCVLDPRLAPGYLAWVVEDGEHVHLGTAGYPTRFEGGLRRALDELRADPPGLDGVRRTGPVEQRAGPIPVGGLLRRISGPDGLLVGDAAGAVSPLTAGGLDPCLRLSDRAVASLDDALRSRRRGAPDGYDGRALRRRLTGRLGLRTLLAHLRPPWVYEAGFALLRTPAGRAAARAVLFHDQSFPIASRPREAAF; encoded by the coding sequence GTGGGCGCCGCGCGCATCCCGGACCTCGACGTCCTCGTGGTGGGGGCCGGGCTGGCCGGGCTGCGGGTCGCGACGGGGCTGGCCCGCCTCGGGCACGAGGTCCTGCTGGCCGAGGCCCGCCCGAGCCTGTCGGCGAGCATCCGCACGACGGGCATCTTCGTGCACCGCACGCTGCAGGACTACACCTTCCCGGACGGCACCCTCGGGCCGCCGATCCGTCGGATGGTCCTCTACCCGCCCGGTCGGCGGCGTCCCGTCGAGCTGGTCAGCGGGCGCGACGAGTTCCGCGTGGGTCGCATGGCGGCGGTCTACGAGGCCGCCGGGGAGCAGGCGCTGCGCGCCGGGGTCGACCTGCGGCTGTCGACCCGGTATGCCGGCCGCTCCCGTGGGGTCTGCCACCTCGAGGACGCGCGCGGCGACCTGCACGTCCGCGCCCGCTACGTCGTGGGCGCCGACGGTGCGAGGTCCCGGGTGGCTCGTGACCTCGGGCTCGACCGCAACCGGCAGCTGCTCGTCGGGGCGGAGGAGGTCTACCCGATCGCTGCGCGGCCGGGGTCGGCGCCGGCCTTCCACTGCGTCCTCGACCCGCGCCTGGCCCCGGGGTACCTCGCCTGGGTCGTCGAGGACGGCGAGCACGTGCACCTCGGCACCGCCGGCTACCCCACCCGCTTCGAGGGCGGGCTGCGGCGCGCCCTCGACGAGCTGCGGGCCGACCCGCCGGGCCTGGACGGGGTGCGCAGGACCGGCCCGGTGGAGCAGCGGGCCGGTCCCATCCCCGTCGGTGGGCTGCTCCGCCGGATCAGCGGCCCCGACGGACTGCTCGTCGGCGACGCCGCAGGAGCCGTCTCCCCGCTCACGGCCGGGGGGCTCGACCCCTGCCTGCGGCTGTCCGACCGGGCGGTCGCGTCGCTCGACGACGCCCTGCGGTCCCGCCGGCGTGGGGCGCCGGACGGTTACGACGGACGCGCCCTGCGCCGCCGCCTCACCGGCCGGCTGGGCCTGCGGACCTTGCTCGCCCACCTGCGCCCACCCTGGGTCTACGAGGCGGGGTTCGCGCTGCTGCGCACGCCGGCGGGCCGGGCCGCGGCCCGCGCCGTGCTCTTCCACGACCAGTCCTTCCCGATCGCGTCGCGCCCGCGCGAGGCCGCGTTCTAG
- a CDS encoding 3-methyladenine DNA glycosylase, with protein sequence MQTQATAPQVLGAPVWRARAAAHARTVEALTADRLARRVEGRTHPVDDFLWEYYAFRPAQLARWHPGPGVGLADGREREGWSGYLVDGAGTASLDVERFVERRGRAVSFVRDLLDATLSRPGRFGCFGLHEWAMVYRADRADVRHDWPLRLGPEGTDAVVESHQVGCSHFDAYRFFTPEAAPRNSLTPTRERQLELEQPGCLHAGMDLYKWCFKLAPAVPSELTLDAFHLARDIRELDMRAAPYDLRDLGYEPVRIETPEGKREYAEAQRAFARRSNAMRRRLLAVLDGLAQTSW encoded by the coding sequence GTGCAGACCCAGGCGACCGCTCCGCAGGTGCTCGGGGCGCCGGTATGGCGCGCCCGCGCCGCCGCGCACGCGCGCACGGTCGAGGCGCTCACCGCGGACCGGCTGGCCCGCCGGGTGGAGGGGCGCACGCACCCGGTCGACGACTTCCTGTGGGAGTACTACGCCTTCCGCCCCGCGCAGCTCGCCCGATGGCACCCCGGGCCGGGCGTGGGCCTCGCCGACGGGCGCGAGCGGGAGGGGTGGAGCGGCTACCTCGTCGACGGGGCGGGCACGGCCTCCCTCGACGTCGAGCGGTTCGTGGAGCGCCGCGGGCGCGCCGTCTCCTTCGTGCGCGACCTCCTGGACGCGACGCTGTCGCGGCCGGGGAGGTTCGGCTGCTTCGGGCTGCACGAGTGGGCGATGGTCTACCGGGCCGACCGCGCAGACGTGCGCCACGACTGGCCGCTTCGGCTGGGGCCCGAGGGCACCGACGCGGTCGTCGAGAGCCACCAGGTGGGGTGCTCGCACTTCGACGCCTACCGCTTCTTCACCCCCGAGGCCGCGCCCCGCAACAGCCTGACCCCCACCCGGGAGCGCCAGCTCGAGCTCGAGCAGCCGGGGTGTCTGCACGCCGGGATGGACCTCTACAAGTGGTGCTTCAAGCTCGCGCCGGCGGTGCCCAGCGAGCTGACCCTGGACGCCTTCCACCTGGCCCGCGACATCCGCGAGCTGGACATGCGCGCCGCCCCCTACGACCTGCGCGACCTCGGCTACGAGCCGGTGCGCATCGAGACGCCGGAGGGCAAGCGCGAGTACGCCGAGGCCCAGCGCGCCTTCGCCCGCCGCTCGAACGCGATGCGCCGGCGGCTCCTAGCCGTGCTGGACGGGCTGGCTCAGACCAGCTGGTAG
- the murI gene encoding glutamate racemase, giving the protein MTEAPIGVFDSGFGGLTVAREVLDQLPHESVLYLGDTARTPYGPRPIAQVREFSLECLDRLVEHGVKALVIACNSASAAVLADARERYAVPVVEVIRPAVRRAMAVTRNGRIGVISTAATHQSRAYVDSFVAAPPSVRVASQPCPRFVELVEAGVTSGPEVIEVAQAYLAPLQERDIDTLILGCTHYPLLTQALQYVLGEQVQLVSSAAATAADLFRVLTDGGLLAAPGAAPVHQWLTTGDPDGFHYLARRFLGPEVEQVHRAFVGRPEERVTSP; this is encoded by the coding sequence ATGACCGAGGCGCCCATCGGGGTCTTCGACTCCGGCTTCGGCGGCCTGACCGTCGCGCGCGAGGTCCTCGACCAGCTGCCCCACGAGTCGGTGCTCTACCTCGGCGACACGGCGCGCACCCCCTACGGGCCGCGGCCGATCGCGCAGGTGCGCGAGTTCTCCCTCGAGTGCCTGGACCGGCTCGTCGAGCACGGGGTGAAGGCGCTGGTCATCGCGTGCAACAGCGCGTCGGCGGCGGTGCTCGCGGACGCCCGGGAGCGGTATGCCGTGCCCGTCGTCGAGGTGATCCGGCCGGCCGTCCGCCGGGCGATGGCGGTCACCCGCAACGGCCGCATCGGCGTCATCTCGACCGCGGCGACCCACCAGTCGCGGGCCTACGTCGACTCCTTCGTCGCCGCGCCGCCCTCGGTGCGCGTGGCCAGCCAGCCCTGCCCGCGCTTCGTCGAGCTCGTCGAGGCGGGGGTCACCAGCGGGCCGGAGGTCATCGAGGTGGCGCAGGCCTACCTCGCACCGCTGCAGGAGCGCGACATCGACACCCTCATCCTCGGCTGCACGCACTACCCGCTGCTGACGCAGGCGCTGCAGTACGTCCTCGGCGAGCAGGTGCAGCTCGTCTCCTCGGCCGCGGCCACGGCGGCGGACCTCTTCCGGGTGCTCACCGACGGCGGTCTGCTCGCCGCGCCGGGCGCCGCGCCCGTGCACCAGTGGCTCACCACGGGGGACCCGGACGGCTTCCACTACCTCGCCCGGCGCTTCCTCGGGCCGGAGGTCGAGCAGGTGCACCGGGCCTTCGTCGGCCGGCCGGAGGAGCGGGTCACCAGCCCCTGA